A single window of Nematostella vectensis chromosome 4, jaNemVect1.1, whole genome shotgun sequence DNA harbors:
- the LOC5519623 gene encoding Golgi-associated plant pathogenesis-related protein 1 gives MGRWTILVDLCFLLAVILCTGPVGSRIVQVFIPDSKSTVPHSALQAHNKYRAMHHSSVLNWSDSLAAQAQAVADKMAGRGSFLTGQRDMALNMGQNLAKLAGFMSCDDAGEIATNLWYSQARNYSYSDPRLNADTDTFTQVVWQNTKEFGVGCARSADNSSGPVYVVALYKPAGNIPRLLRENVLAPGERGGHTDVYSTLFKRHFKGDTSQGKIY, from the exons ATGGGGAGATGGACAATCTTGGTGGATTTGTGCTTCCTTCTGGCCGTCATTTTGT GTACAGGACCAGTTGGCAGTAGGATAGTCCAAG TTTTCATTCCGGATTCCAAGAGTACCGTGCCGCATTCAGCACTGCAGGCTCACAACAAGTACCGCGCCATGCACCATTCGTCCGTGCTCAACTGGAGTGACAGCCTGGCGGCTCAGGCCCAGGCCGTCGCGGACAAGATGGCCGGTCGCGGTTCGTTCCTTACTGGTCAGCGCGATATGGCGCTCAACATGGGACAGAACCTCGCCAAGCTAGCGG GTTTTATGAGCTGTGATGACGCGGGTGAGATCGCTACGAATTTGTGGTACAGTCAGGCGCGAAACTACAGCTATTCCGATCCCAGGCTTAACGCCGACACGGACACTTtcacacag GTCGTGTGGCAAAACACGAAAGAATTCGGAGTCGGCTGCGCGCGCAGCGCAGATAACAGCTCGGGCCCAGTCTACGTGGTCGCGCTGTACAAACCGGCGGGAAATATACCAAGACTTCTTCGCGAGAACGTACTCGCCCCAGGCGAGCGCGGTGGGCACACAGACGTTTACTCGACCTTGTTCAAAAGACACTTT
- the LOC5519714 gene encoding eukaryotic translation initiation factor 5B isoform X4 — MASETSLLANQGIDDDSALRISNMAALPGESSASLTSPVTEVSSKQKIGDKSAETSDFQKTGTTGYNPDEYMFDANSWPEYRIKDSDYTNRNFKVSEDNEGGLGPGMEGPYNDGNAGFPAQQAQLVSDQPKDSEKEAPSLPSHLETSTLPDEGSTPESGKDQLIDNKMDKGGDSKDTPKSPEQNNSSQQTEKELANGHNMSKGDETKEKPSHRAEKEQGKDNKSSKGGETKEPKKEKADNEHKDKESGHVITTGANGDLGQLLFPSPIGNNKKPASGTGEVTPHGNEDSAAAARLKEVLMNKGSDSSRTGSQIGGSEPPPSGEQLEIRPPAHGDEKPETSPSPQGHRKPDETTLPVEMSPVLKPKPEQTKSTSDKGKEASSDSKGENTDNSTTAQDIEKALANAKENSTLGKFAEFLKAKGITLTINKNKPKESSDKGEEKEEKQGPNDTTGKPATGGANSVEAQRLGPSVADTQGPGPNVQETQGHGPSAADTQAGPNAPEMEGPGPSAADTQVGPNAAEMQVPGASAPEMQGLGSNSMQEPGQSQSDMPQGAQMGIGMSTSEEVMKFQNDVAIPEEYQQGAIYLRHTRPHRPR; from the exons ATGGCGTCCGAGACAT CACTTCTCGCAAATCAAGGAATCGACGACGATTCTGCTTTACGCATTTCCAACATGGCTGCGCTGCCTGGAGAGTCCTCAGCCTCGCTCACAAGTCCGGTCACAGAAGTCTCTTCCAAGCAAAAGATCGGTGACAAAAGCGCCGAGACCTCGGACTTCCAAAAGACCGGTACCACAGGATATAACCCGGATGAGTACATGTTTGACGCGAATTCCTGGCCCGAGTACAGGATCAAGGACTCGGATTACACGAACCGTAACTTCAAGGTCAGCGAAGATAACGAAGGGGGATTGGGCCCGGGCATGGAGGGGCCTTATAATGACGGCAATGCTGGGTTCCCTGCGCAGCAGGCTCAACTGGTCAGCGATCAACCGAAG GATAGTGAAAAGGAAGCTCCCAGCCTACCATCGCATCTAGAGACGTCCACTTTGCCGGACGAGGGGAGCACGCCAGAGAGCGGAAAGGACCAGTTGATTGATAACAAGATGGACAAGGGGGGCGACTCCAAGGACACGCCCAAGTCTCCCGAACAGAACAACTCTTCACAACAAACAGAGAAAGAACTAGCAAACGGCCACAACATGTCAAAGGGGGATGAAACCAAGGAAAAGCCATCTCATCGTGCCGAGAAAGAACAAGGGAAAGATAACAAGTCATCCAAGGGGGGCGAGACCAAGGAGCCAAAGAAAGAGAAGGCAGATAACGAGCACAAGGATAAAGAGAGTGGCCATGTAATCACAACTGGCGCGAACGGCGATCTGGGGCAGCTTCTATTTCCTTCACCGATAGGTAACAACAAGAAGCCAGCATCCGGAACAGGTGAAGTCACCCCACATGGGAACGAGGATAGCGCGGCAGCCGCACGACTGAAAGAAGTGCTGATGAACAAGGGATCGGACTCGAGCAGGACAGGGAGTCAGATAGGAGGATCTGAGCCCCCGCCATCAGGGGAACAGTTGGAAATTAGACCCCCTGCCCATGGGGACGAGAAACCAGAGACTAGCCCCTCCCCTCAAgggcacaggaaacccgacgAGACCACACTTCCAGTGGAGATGTCTCCAGTCCTTAAACCAAAACCTGAACAAACCAAATCCACCTCCGACAAAGGAAAGGAAGCGTCAAGTGATTCTAAGGGTGAGAACACGGATAACTCGACCACCGCACAGGACATCGAAAAAGCCTTGGCAAACGCAAAGGAAAACTCGACTCTTGGGAAATTCGCGGAATTCCTCAAAGCTAAAGGCATAACACTAACtattaacaaaaataaaccCAAAGAATCAAGCGACAAGGGAgaggaaaaagaagaaaaacaaggaccaaatgacaccacagggaaaccagcAACAGGTGGAGCAAACTCAGTTGAGGCGCAAAGACTGGGGCCGAGCGTGGCGGATACACAAGGGCCTGGACCGAACGTACAAGAAACGCAAGGGCATGGACCTAGCGCAGCTGACACACAAGCCGGGCCGAACGCGCCAGAAATGGAAGGGCCCGGGCCGAGCGCAGCTGACACACAAGTTGGGCCGAACGCAGCAGAAATGCAAGtccctggggcgagcgcgccaGAAATGCAAGGGCTTGGATCGAACTCGATGCAAGAGCCTGGGCAAAGCCAATCCGATATGCCACAGGGAGCTCAGATGGGAATAGGAATGTCAACGTCGGAAGAAGTCATGAAATTCCAGAATGATGTAGCAATACCAGAGGAATACCAACAGGGTGCGATCTATCTACGTCACACAAGACCACACCGTCCACGGTAG
- the LOC5519714 gene encoding uncharacterized protein LOC5519714 isoform X3 — MLVFLRYGVIVGIFIALCSSSNGSPIKKHVKKSRRPHVRGRVDTKKDSVRPDILGAVLNPDKLDKMEERELSQLQDFNKEYINNDMASETSLLANQGIDDDSALRISNMAALPGESSASLTSPVTEVSSKQKIGDKSAETSDFQKTGTTGYNPDEYMFDANSWPEYRIKDSDYTNRNFKVSEDNEGGLGPGMEGPYNDGNAGFPAQQAQLVSDQPKDSEKEAPSLPSHLETSTLPDEGSTPESGKDQLIDNKMDKGGDSKDTPKSPEQNNSSQQTEKELANGHNMSKGDETKEKPSHRAEKEQGKDNKSSKGGETKEPKKEKADNEHKDKESGHVITTGANGDLGQLLFPSPIGNNKKPASGTGEVTPHGNEDSAAAARLKEVLMNKGSDSSRTGSQIGGSEPPPSGEQLEIRPPAHGDEKPETSPSPQGHRKPDETTLPVEMSPVLKPKPEQTKSTSDKGKEASSDSKGENTDNSTTAQDIEKALANAKENSTLGKFAEFLKAKGITLTINKNKPKESSDKGEEKEEKQGPNDTTGKPATGGANSVEAQRLGPSVADTQGPGPNVQETQGHGPSAADTQAGPNAAEMQVPGASAPEMQGLGSNSMQEPGQSQSDMPQGAQMGIGMSTSEEVMKFQNDVAIPEEYQQGAIYLRHTRPHRPR; from the exons ATGTTGGTTTTCCTGCGATATGGGGTTATTGTAGGGATATTCATTGCTCTTTGTTCTTCATCAAATG GGAGCCCAATCAAAAAGCATGTCAAGAAATCCCGTCGCCCCCATG TGCGTGGTAGAGTGGATACAAAAAAGGATTCCGTCCGTCCAGACATCTTGG GTGCCGTTCTGAATCCTGATAAACTCGATAAAATGGAGGAACGCGAGCTCTCCCAACTACAAGATTTCAACAAGGAGTATATCAATAATGACATGGCGTCCGAGACAT CACTTCTCGCAAATCAAGGAATCGACGACGATTCTGCTTTACGCATTTCCAACATGGCTGCGCTGCCTGGAGAGTCCTCAGCCTCGCTCACAAGTCCGGTCACAGAAGTCTCTTCCAAGCAAAAGATCGGTGACAAAAGCGCCGAGACCTCGGACTTCCAAAAGACCGGTACCACAGGATATAACCCGGATGAGTACATGTTTGACGCGAATTCCTGGCCCGAGTACAGGATCAAGGACTCGGATTACACGAACCGTAACTTCAAGGTCAGCGAAGATAACGAAGGGGGATTGGGCCCGGGCATGGAGGGGCCTTATAATGACGGCAATGCTGGGTTCCCTGCGCAGCAGGCTCAACTGGTCAGCGATCAACCGAAG GATAGTGAAAAGGAAGCTCCCAGCCTACCATCGCATCTAGAGACGTCCACTTTGCCGGACGAGGGGAGCACGCCAGAGAGCGGAAAGGACCAGTTGATTGATAACAAGATGGACAAGGGGGGCGACTCCAAGGACACGCCCAAGTCTCCCGAACAGAACAACTCTTCACAACAAACAGAGAAAGAACTAGCAAACGGCCACAACATGTCAAAGGGGGATGAAACCAAGGAAAAGCCATCTCATCGTGCCGAGAAAGAACAAGGGAAAGATAACAAGTCATCCAAGGGGGGCGAGACCAAGGAGCCAAAGAAAGAGAAGGCAGATAACGAGCACAAGGATAAAGAGAGTGGCCATGTAATCACAACTGGCGCGAACGGCGATCTGGGGCAGCTTCTATTTCCTTCACCGATAGGTAACAACAAGAAGCCAGCATCCGGAACAGGTGAAGTCACCCCACATGGGAACGAGGATAGCGCGGCAGCCGCACGACTGAAAGAAGTGCTGATGAACAAGGGATCGGACTCGAGCAGGACAGGGAGTCAGATAGGAGGATCTGAGCCCCCGCCATCAGGGGAACAGTTGGAAATTAGACCCCCTGCCCATGGGGACGAGAAACCAGAGACTAGCCCCTCCCCTCAAgggcacaggaaacccgacgAGACCACACTTCCAGTGGAGATGTCTCCAGTCCTTAAACCAAAACCTGAACAAACCAAATCCACCTCCGACAAAGGAAAGGAAGCGTCAAGTGATTCTAAGGGTGAGAACACGGATAACTCGACCACCGCACAGGACATCGAAAAAGCCTTGGCAAACGCAAAGGAAAACTCGACTCTTGGGAAATTCGCGGAATTCCTCAAAGCTAAAGGCATAACACTAACtattaacaaaaataaaccCAAAGAATCAAGCGACAAGGGAgaggaaaaagaagaaaaacaaggaccaaatgacaccacagggaaaccagcAACAGGTGGAGCAAACTCAGTTGAGGCGCAAAGACTGGGGCCGAGCGTGGCGGATACACAAGGGCCTGGACCGAACGTACAAGAAACGCAAGGGCATGGACCTAGCGCAGCTGACACACAAGCC GGGCCGAACGCAGCAGAAATGCAAGtccctggggcgagcgcgccaGAAATGCAAGGGCTTGGATCGAACTCGATGCAAGAGCCTGGGCAAAGCCAATCCGATATGCCACAGGGAGCTCAGATGGGAATAGGAATGTCAACGTCGGAAGAAGTCATGAAATTCCAGAATGATGTAGCAATACCAGAGGAATACCAACAGGGTGCGATCTATCTACGTCACACAAGACCACACCGTCCACGGTAG
- the LOC5519714 gene encoding paralemmin-3 isoform X2 translates to MLVFLRYGVIVGIFIALCSSSNGSPIKKHVKKSRRPHGAVLNPDKLDKMEERELSQLQDFNKEYINNDMASETSLLANQGIDDDSALRISNMAALPGESSASLTSPVTEVSSKQKIGDKSAETSDFQKTGTTGYNPDEYMFDANSWPEYRIKDSDYTNRNFKVSEDNEGGLGPGMEGPYNDGNAGFPAQQAQLVSDQPKDSEKEAPSLPSHLETSTLPDEGSTPESGKDQLIDNKMDKGGDSKDTPKSPEQNNSSQQTEKELANGHNMSKGDETKEKPSHRAEKEQGKDNKSSKGGETKEPKKEKADNEHKDKESGHVITTGANGDLGQLLFPSPIGNNKKPASGTGEVTPHGNEDSAAAARLKEVLMNKGSDSSRTGSQIGGSEPPPSGEQLEIRPPAHGDEKPETSPSPQGHRKPDETTLPVEMSPVLKPKPEQTKSTSDKGKEASSDSKGENTDNSTTAQDIEKALANAKENSTLGKFAEFLKAKGITLTINKNKPKESSDKGEEKEEKQGPNDTTGKPATGGANSVEAQRLGPSVADTQGPGPNVQETQGHGPSAADTQAGPNAPEMEGPGPSAADTQVGPNAAEMQVPGASAPEMQGLGSNSMQEPGQSQSDMPQGAQMGIGMSTSEEVMKFQNDVAIPEEYQQGAIYLRHTRPHRPR, encoded by the exons ATGTTGGTTTTCCTGCGATATGGGGTTATTGTAGGGATATTCATTGCTCTTTGTTCTTCATCAAATG GGAGCCCAATCAAAAAGCATGTCAAGAAATCCCGTCGCCCCCATG GTGCCGTTCTGAATCCTGATAAACTCGATAAAATGGAGGAACGCGAGCTCTCCCAACTACAAGATTTCAACAAGGAGTATATCAATAATGACATGGCGTCCGAGACAT CACTTCTCGCAAATCAAGGAATCGACGACGATTCTGCTTTACGCATTTCCAACATGGCTGCGCTGCCTGGAGAGTCCTCAGCCTCGCTCACAAGTCCGGTCACAGAAGTCTCTTCCAAGCAAAAGATCGGTGACAAAAGCGCCGAGACCTCGGACTTCCAAAAGACCGGTACCACAGGATATAACCCGGATGAGTACATGTTTGACGCGAATTCCTGGCCCGAGTACAGGATCAAGGACTCGGATTACACGAACCGTAACTTCAAGGTCAGCGAAGATAACGAAGGGGGATTGGGCCCGGGCATGGAGGGGCCTTATAATGACGGCAATGCTGGGTTCCCTGCGCAGCAGGCTCAACTGGTCAGCGATCAACCGAAG GATAGTGAAAAGGAAGCTCCCAGCCTACCATCGCATCTAGAGACGTCCACTTTGCCGGACGAGGGGAGCACGCCAGAGAGCGGAAAGGACCAGTTGATTGATAACAAGATGGACAAGGGGGGCGACTCCAAGGACACGCCCAAGTCTCCCGAACAGAACAACTCTTCACAACAAACAGAGAAAGAACTAGCAAACGGCCACAACATGTCAAAGGGGGATGAAACCAAGGAAAAGCCATCTCATCGTGCCGAGAAAGAACAAGGGAAAGATAACAAGTCATCCAAGGGGGGCGAGACCAAGGAGCCAAAGAAAGAGAAGGCAGATAACGAGCACAAGGATAAAGAGAGTGGCCATGTAATCACAACTGGCGCGAACGGCGATCTGGGGCAGCTTCTATTTCCTTCACCGATAGGTAACAACAAGAAGCCAGCATCCGGAACAGGTGAAGTCACCCCACATGGGAACGAGGATAGCGCGGCAGCCGCACGACTGAAAGAAGTGCTGATGAACAAGGGATCGGACTCGAGCAGGACAGGGAGTCAGATAGGAGGATCTGAGCCCCCGCCATCAGGGGAACAGTTGGAAATTAGACCCCCTGCCCATGGGGACGAGAAACCAGAGACTAGCCCCTCCCCTCAAgggcacaggaaacccgacgAGACCACACTTCCAGTGGAGATGTCTCCAGTCCTTAAACCAAAACCTGAACAAACCAAATCCACCTCCGACAAAGGAAAGGAAGCGTCAAGTGATTCTAAGGGTGAGAACACGGATAACTCGACCACCGCACAGGACATCGAAAAAGCCTTGGCAAACGCAAAGGAAAACTCGACTCTTGGGAAATTCGCGGAATTCCTCAAAGCTAAAGGCATAACACTAACtattaacaaaaataaaccCAAAGAATCAAGCGACAAGGGAgaggaaaaagaagaaaaacaaggaccaaatgacaccacagggaaaccagcAACAGGTGGAGCAAACTCAGTTGAGGCGCAAAGACTGGGGCCGAGCGTGGCGGATACACAAGGGCCTGGACCGAACGTACAAGAAACGCAAGGGCATGGACCTAGCGCAGCTGACACACAAGCCGGGCCGAACGCGCCAGAAATGGAAGGGCCCGGGCCGAGCGCAGCTGACACACAAGTTGGGCCGAACGCAGCAGAAATGCAAGtccctggggcgagcgcgccaGAAATGCAAGGGCTTGGATCGAACTCGATGCAAGAGCCTGGGCAAAGCCAATCCGATATGCCACAGGGAGCTCAGATGGGAATAGGAATGTCAACGTCGGAAGAAGTCATGAAATTCCAGAATGATGTAGCAATACCAGAGGAATACCAACAGGGTGCGATCTATCTACGTCACACAAGACCACACCGTCCACGGTAG
- the LOC5519714 gene encoding paralemmin-3 isoform X1: MLVFLRYGVIVGIFIALCSSSNGSPIKKHVKKSRRPHVRGRVDTKKDSVRPDILGAVLNPDKLDKMEERELSQLQDFNKEYINNDMASETSLLANQGIDDDSALRISNMAALPGESSASLTSPVTEVSSKQKIGDKSAETSDFQKTGTTGYNPDEYMFDANSWPEYRIKDSDYTNRNFKVSEDNEGGLGPGMEGPYNDGNAGFPAQQAQLVSDQPKDSEKEAPSLPSHLETSTLPDEGSTPESGKDQLIDNKMDKGGDSKDTPKSPEQNNSSQQTEKELANGHNMSKGDETKEKPSHRAEKEQGKDNKSSKGGETKEPKKEKADNEHKDKESGHVITTGANGDLGQLLFPSPIGNNKKPASGTGEVTPHGNEDSAAAARLKEVLMNKGSDSSRTGSQIGGSEPPPSGEQLEIRPPAHGDEKPETSPSPQGHRKPDETTLPVEMSPVLKPKPEQTKSTSDKGKEASSDSKGENTDNSTTAQDIEKALANAKENSTLGKFAEFLKAKGITLTINKNKPKESSDKGEEKEEKQGPNDTTGKPATGGANSVEAQRLGPSVADTQGPGPNVQETQGHGPSAADTQAGPNAPEMEGPGPSAADTQVGPNAAEMQVPGASAPEMQGLGSNSMQEPGQSQSDMPQGAQMGIGMSTSEEVMKFQNDVAIPEEYQQGAIYLRHTRPHRPR; encoded by the exons ATGTTGGTTTTCCTGCGATATGGGGTTATTGTAGGGATATTCATTGCTCTTTGTTCTTCATCAAATG GGAGCCCAATCAAAAAGCATGTCAAGAAATCCCGTCGCCCCCATG TGCGTGGTAGAGTGGATACAAAAAAGGATTCCGTCCGTCCAGACATCTTGG GTGCCGTTCTGAATCCTGATAAACTCGATAAAATGGAGGAACGCGAGCTCTCCCAACTACAAGATTTCAACAAGGAGTATATCAATAATGACATGGCGTCCGAGACAT CACTTCTCGCAAATCAAGGAATCGACGACGATTCTGCTTTACGCATTTCCAACATGGCTGCGCTGCCTGGAGAGTCCTCAGCCTCGCTCACAAGTCCGGTCACAGAAGTCTCTTCCAAGCAAAAGATCGGTGACAAAAGCGCCGAGACCTCGGACTTCCAAAAGACCGGTACCACAGGATATAACCCGGATGAGTACATGTTTGACGCGAATTCCTGGCCCGAGTACAGGATCAAGGACTCGGATTACACGAACCGTAACTTCAAGGTCAGCGAAGATAACGAAGGGGGATTGGGCCCGGGCATGGAGGGGCCTTATAATGACGGCAATGCTGGGTTCCCTGCGCAGCAGGCTCAACTGGTCAGCGATCAACCGAAG GATAGTGAAAAGGAAGCTCCCAGCCTACCATCGCATCTAGAGACGTCCACTTTGCCGGACGAGGGGAGCACGCCAGAGAGCGGAAAGGACCAGTTGATTGATAACAAGATGGACAAGGGGGGCGACTCCAAGGACACGCCCAAGTCTCCCGAACAGAACAACTCTTCACAACAAACAGAGAAAGAACTAGCAAACGGCCACAACATGTCAAAGGGGGATGAAACCAAGGAAAAGCCATCTCATCGTGCCGAGAAAGAACAAGGGAAAGATAACAAGTCATCCAAGGGGGGCGAGACCAAGGAGCCAAAGAAAGAGAAGGCAGATAACGAGCACAAGGATAAAGAGAGTGGCCATGTAATCACAACTGGCGCGAACGGCGATCTGGGGCAGCTTCTATTTCCTTCACCGATAGGTAACAACAAGAAGCCAGCATCCGGAACAGGTGAAGTCACCCCACATGGGAACGAGGATAGCGCGGCAGCCGCACGACTGAAAGAAGTGCTGATGAACAAGGGATCGGACTCGAGCAGGACAGGGAGTCAGATAGGAGGATCTGAGCCCCCGCCATCAGGGGAACAGTTGGAAATTAGACCCCCTGCCCATGGGGACGAGAAACCAGAGACTAGCCCCTCCCCTCAAgggcacaggaaacccgacgAGACCACACTTCCAGTGGAGATGTCTCCAGTCCTTAAACCAAAACCTGAACAAACCAAATCCACCTCCGACAAAGGAAAGGAAGCGTCAAGTGATTCTAAGGGTGAGAACACGGATAACTCGACCACCGCACAGGACATCGAAAAAGCCTTGGCAAACGCAAAGGAAAACTCGACTCTTGGGAAATTCGCGGAATTCCTCAAAGCTAAAGGCATAACACTAACtattaacaaaaataaaccCAAAGAATCAAGCGACAAGGGAgaggaaaaagaagaaaaacaaggaccaaatgacaccacagggaaaccagcAACAGGTGGAGCAAACTCAGTTGAGGCGCAAAGACTGGGGCCGAGCGTGGCGGATACACAAGGGCCTGGACCGAACGTACAAGAAACGCAAGGGCATGGACCTAGCGCAGCTGACACACAAGCCGGGCCGAACGCGCCAGAAATGGAAGGGCCCGGGCCGAGCGCAGCTGACACACAAGTTGGGCCGAACGCAGCAGAAATGCAAGtccctggggcgagcgcgccaGAAATGCAAGGGCTTGGATCGAACTCGATGCAAGAGCCTGGGCAAAGCCAATCCGATATGCCACAGGGAGCTCAGATGGGAATAGGAATGTCAACGTCGGAAGAAGTCATGAAATTCCAGAATGATGTAGCAATACCAGAGGAATACCAACAGGGTGCGATCTATCTACGTCACACAAGACCACACCGTCCACGGTAG